TCAGCAATCTCGATCTCGATCAGATCAATGATCTCACAAAAGATTGCATCAATCGCAGCTTCCCAAATCGCAGCTGGCGGCAGAGCTTGACGAGTCGTCAACAAGCATCCGGCGATCTGATCCAGCAGCCAGATCCGTTGCTCGACATCCCACATGTCGAAAGCATCGATTCCGTACCGCCAAGTTTCGGCCTCACCCCGAAACTCCTCGATCAAGTGATCTAGCATCATGCCAAGTCCGCCACGAACCAAGTCCGCTTCGGCGTCTCTTAACGTTCTCAACCCATCAACTGTTGGCCACATCGGTTTTTGCTCCTTCGTATCCGAACGCTACTGCTGAATCGAACGATCCTTTTGACGACCGTAAATGCAGCCGGCCGCAACAATCGCAAGCCCCGGAACAGCCGGAGCCCGCATTCGCACGTTGCTCCAATAAACCGCGTGAACCGCGGACAAAGTCAACAACATCGATAAGATTGCCCAACCCAGCACCGAATGCAAGCAGATTTCGCATTTCCGCAATCGCCACACCCCGACTACCACCATCCCATAGAATATTGAAAAGTAGATTCCTACCGCTAAGGTCGAAATTGCCGACCGCTGAGAGGTCACGTGGGGCAGTGGTTTCCACATTCGCCACAAACGCGAAAAACATGACCGAACAAAAGTCACCGGTTGGCGGCGGATCAGTGCTTTCGCCGCCGACATCGCCAACCGGTCGTCATCGATCTCCGATGCATCCGGTGGGAACAGAGCGTCGCCGGCGTCAGACCAATCTCGTTCCCAAAATTCCTCAGTCGTTGGATCGCCCTGATAGCGATGCGAGTAAGCATCAAAAAAGGACTGAGGATCCCATGCCTGACCGCTATTGTTGGACTGCAAATGGCGATAGTACATGGGGTTGTTAGCCAGCAATAATGTGTAACCACCATGCGTTGTTGCCCAAACGGGATGCCCCACCACTTGTTGGTTTCGAAACATCCATCCAGCCATCGTGATCCCGATGACTCCGGCTATCGCGAACACGGGCGTCCATGGCCATTCCTGGTCGCGGCGACGCATGGCCCGAAACGCCATCCAAGCTAGCCCCAGCACGATAAGCGCAGCCCAAACCAAAAACGTCGGACGACACAGATATGCCAAAGCCAACAACGTTCCAATCGCCAAACTGCGTTTCAAAGAAAAGCCCCAGCGCGCTGCGACGGCAATCTGCCAAAGCACTGCTGATACGATTGCACCTGCCATCGTTTCGGTCATCACAACGGTCGACTGTTGCAACAGAATGGGATCGACAATGACTAGCACCGCAGCGAACCACGCGACTCGGCGATCTGACGAAAACGACATCGTTGCTAAGTAAATGAAAACGGCCGTTGCCGATCCCAATAACACGTGCAGTACTGCGATCGGCACAACGTCCGGCGTCGTCCATGACAACACATACGGGTACAGCGGCGGCCGAAATGCGATCGAACGAACTTCGCCATCGGGGCCAGTCAAGCCAAACACACCGGACTGAATTATCGTTTTTGCGATTGCCCGGTACGCATCCGGGTCGTCGCGAAGGTCAGCCAACGACACCGCTGAAACCGTCGCTCGCACGAAAAGAGCCAGCACGAAAACAGCGAGAATCGACTTGCTCTGGCTGAGCGTTTTCTGCCACCGCTCGTCATGCGAAGCCTGACTTGCCATCATCACCGATTACCAAACGCCGTATTTACGATTCTCACTGAACAAAGTTCGACCATCATAGTGAATCAGCCATTGCCGCGCAGTAAAGCCGAAAAACTTTCACAGATGGTGGTTCGTTACCGTTTTGTGTTGGCGTTGGTTGGTGTGATCGCTGCCGCGATTTCCTTTCCCCTCGCACGGCAAGTCGATTTTGATCGCAGCATTCGGGCCATGTTCGCGGCCGACGATCCAACCCTTATCGGCTACCGAGAACTCGAAGACTCGTTCGGTGGCAACGAAGTCGTGATGTTGGTTTACGAGGACGCCGAGTTTGAAACAACCGCAGGTCTAGAACGAAACGAGGCTCTTTCGAATCAGATCGCCAACCTGCCGGGCGTCGCCGGGGTGCTGTCGCCGGCGGTACTGAACCGAGCGGTCGAGAAACTTCGTCCGGGGTCGTTGTTTTCAAAATCCGTAGCGCTGTTCAAGTCCTCGGATCCGGTAGCGAAAGGTTTTATGAACCTGTTTTCTGGCTATACGCATTCGGCTGACCGAAAACGAGCCGCCGTTGTTGCCATGTTAGAACGTGACCACACGCGGCAGACGATCGACTCACTGAAATCAATCGCTGCTGAACTTGACGACCAACCCGATGATGCGATCGGTGACGTCGCCTTGGTCGGCGAACCGGTACTGGTGCATGACGGATTCGAATTGATCCAGCGAGATGGTAAACGACTGGAAATCACAACAATTGTCTTATTGTCGATCGTATTGCTAATCGCGTTGGGCGACATGCGGTTGGTGACACTCGCGGCAATCTCAATCGCTTGGTCGGTCACCATCACCAAGGCAATCATGTTCACCGCCGGTATTGAGCTGTCACTGGTGGCGACCATTTTGACAGCGATCGTGACCGTCATCACGGTCACTGCCATCTTGCACTTAGGCGTGCGGTTTCAAACCAGCATCCGCCGAGGCAAAAGTCGCCCCGCGGCGCTGGCCAAGACGTTTGCCCGACTATCCGTACCGATTTTCTGGACATGCATGACTGATGCGGCCGGATTTGCGGCGTTAGCGGTGTCAGGCATTTTACCCGTTGCTCAATTTGGCATCATGACTGCCATCGCCTCGATCGCCGTCTTCGTTTCGTTGGCACTGTTCGCTCCGACATTATTGATGATTCCCAACATAGGAAAACCAGCCGCCAACCCAATAGTGACGCGTGTCAATCATTTCCTGCACCGAACCGGCTTGGTTGTTGCGTCATGGTCAGTGCACCACCGCACCGCGGTCATCGGCGTGACAATCGTGTGCGTGATTTTTGTGGTGTTGGGAATGGGCCGTGCCGAAGTTGAAACGAGTTTTCTGAACAACTTTCGCCCCGACAGCGAGATCGTGATTGACTATGGCCACGTCGAATCCAACTTCGGCGGCGCCGGAGTCTGGGACATCGTGATGGACACACCTAAGGATCTTAGCGAAGAATACCTGGAGTCAGTTCGCCGCCTGGAAGACGACTTGCGAGGAATAGAGATCGACGGTGCAAAACTAACCAAAGTGATTAGCTTGGCAGACGCCGA
The DNA window shown above is from Rubripirellula reticaptiva and carries:
- a CDS encoding ArnT family glycosyltransferase; this encodes MMASQASHDERWQKTLSQSKSILAVFVLALFVRATVSAVSLADLRDDPDAYRAIAKTIIQSGVFGLTGPDGEVRSIAFRPPLYPYVLSWTTPDVVPIAVLHVLLGSATAVFIYLATMSFSSDRRVAWFAAVLVIVDPILLQQSTVVMTETMAGAIVSAVLWQIAVAARWGFSLKRSLAIGTLLALAYLCRPTFLVWAALIVLGLAWMAFRAMRRRDQEWPWTPVFAIAGVIGITMAGWMFRNQQVVGHPVWATTHGGYTLLLANNPMYYRHLQSNNSGQAWDPQSFFDAYSHRYQGDPTTEEFWERDWSDAGDALFPPDASEIDDDRLAMSAAKALIRRQPVTFVRSCFSRLWRMWKPLPHVTSQRSAISTLAVGIYFSIFYGMVVVGVWRLRKCEICLHSVLGWAILSMLLTLSAVHAVYWSNVRMRAPAVPGLAIVAAGCIYGRQKDRSIQQ
- a CDS encoding efflux RND transporter permease subunit; the encoded protein is MNQPLPRSKAEKLSQMVVRYRFVLALVGVIAAAISFPLARQVDFDRSIRAMFAADDPTLIGYRELEDSFGGNEVVMLVYEDAEFETTAGLERNEALSNQIANLPGVAGVLSPAVLNRAVEKLRPGSLFSKSVALFKSSDPVAKGFMNLFSGYTHSADRKRAAVVAMLERDHTRQTIDSLKSIAAELDDQPDDAIGDVALVGEPVLVHDGFELIQRDGKRLEITTIVLLSIVLLIALGDMRLVTLAAISIAWSVTITKAIMFTAGIELSLVATILTAIVTVITVTAILHLGVRFQTSIRRGKSRPAALAKTFARLSVPIFWTCMTDAAGFAALAVSGILPVAQFGIMTAIASIAVFVSLALFAPTLLMIPNIGKPAANPIVTRVNHFLHRTGLVVASWSVHHRTAVIGVTIVCVIFVVLGMGRAEVETSFLNNFRPDSEIVIDYGHVESNFGGAGVWDIVMDTPKDLSEEYLESVRRLEDDLRGIEIDGAKLTKVISLADADSVAMKVRILKLVSPSTRLSGMSATMPVFFAALLSDSADGEPGKLRIMLRSEEHLDAERKTALIDEVRRVVASSEVGKAARVTGYYVMMARLVGQMIVDQWRCFAASGVLVWGLLIVATRSLRLATLALLPNLLPVFLVLAVVGLTGGKINMGAAMIAAVSIGLSIDGSVHFLSAFQRLRRRGHSSIDSAIHAAGNIGAAVVLATIALVVGFGAMTTSQFVPTATFGNLIAATLAIGTIVNLTLLPCLVGAGHVAEIASPLDQSAHA